From Vidua macroura isolate BioBank_ID:100142 chromosome 8, ASM2450914v1, whole genome shotgun sequence, one genomic window encodes:
- the DHX32 gene encoding putative pre-mRNA-splicing factor ATP-dependent RNA helicase DHX32, whose protein sequence is MEFLTFPPESHCFSELLDGSDGDEEEILVCGEDLELNPFDGLPYSSRYYRLMKEREELPIWKEKCTFMETLLHNQIVIVSGDAKTGKSSQVPQWCAERCAALRPRGAVVCTQVLRRAAVALALRVADQMDVSVGHEVGYSVPFESCCTAETILRYCTDEVLQREMMSTPLLNCYAVIVLDDVHERTVATDALLGLLKDVLAARAELRLVILTAPHMCSTLQGFCGSVPVLRVRGRHRAPAVFSCSTHRDPFLPALRLLLEIHHTRERGDIVVFLASEQEIEKAYQMIRQEQPNLNPDLGELIPIPLYPTKQDLTPKLIQKRQKCCKKYRRKVLLTTSSGEPLIWTKNVTFVIDVGLETRKVYNPRIRADSVLTQPISQSQAEVHKQILGMSPSGKIFCLYPEEFTYKEMKPEIPAKVQESNLTSLVLFLKRMDIAGFAHCDFISSPAPESLMQALEDLDYLAALDNDGNLSEFGIIMSEFPLDPQLSKSLLASCEFECVDEMLTIAAMVTAPSCFLHAPPGTEEIARSRWRCFSHPAGDHFTLINIFNAFKAATANPTHPGKYFSSEKWCRDYFLSCSALSTAEMIRAELVEIMKRIELPISEPDFGSEVNLLSIKKALLSGYFMHVARDVDGSGNYLMLTHKQVARLHPFSSYDSTRRIPEWVLFHEFSISEGNSIRVVSEISPHLFAELVPQYYFSNLPPSESKDILQEVITHLAPVSATKEEEKTASDSKENEEFPQTPSEQGCVIQ, encoded by the exons atggaGTTTTTAACCTTTCCTCCAGAAAGCCACTGCTTTTCAGAATTACTCGATGGCAGCGACGGGGATGAAGAGGAAATACTTGTCTGTGGAGAAGATTTAGAGCTTAATCCTTTTGATGGCTTGCCTTACTCCTCCCGTTATTACAGGCTgatgaaagagagagaagagcttccaatatggaaagaaaaatgtactttCATGGAAACTTTGCTCCATAATCAAATTGTGATTGTGTCAGGAGATGCTAAGACTGGCAAGAGCTCCCAG GTCCCTCAGTGGTGCGCGGAGCGCTGCGCGGCCCtgcggccccgcggggccgtGGTGTGCACGCAGGTGCTGCGCCGGGCCGCCGTGGCGCTGGCCCTGCGCGTGGCCGACCAGATGGACGTCAGCGTGGGCCACGAGGTCGGCTACTCCGTCCCCTTCGAGAGCTGCTGCACGGCTGAGACCATCCTGAG gtacTGCACAGATGAGGTGCTCCAGAGGGAAATGATGTCCACGCCCCTCCTGAACTGCTACGCTGTCATCGTCTTGGACGATGTCCACGAAAGGACTGTGGCCACAGATGCCCTGCTTGGCCTCCTGAAGGACGTCttggcagccagagcagagctgaggctggTGATCCTGACTGCCCCCCACATGTGCAGCACCCTGCAGGGGTTCTGTGGCAGCGTCCCCGTGCTGCGCGTGCGGGGCAGGCACCGCGCCCCGGCCGTGttctcctgcagcacccacagggaccccttcctgcctgccctcaggctgctcctggagatCCACCACACCAGGGAGAGGGGGGACATTGTCGTCTTCCTGGCATCTGAGCAA GAAATTGAAAAAGCTTATCAGATGATCAGACAGGAACAACCCAATTTAAACCCTGACCTTGGAGAACTCATCCCCATCCCTTTGTACCCCACAAAACAAGACCTGACTCCCAAACTAATTCAAAAGAGgcagaaatgctgcaaaaaATACAGGAGGAAAGTTCTACTCACCACCAGCTCTGGAGAACCTTTGATCTGGACTAAAAATGTGACTTTTGTCATCGATGTTGGTCTGGAGACAAGAAAG GTGTACAATCCTAGAATCAGAGCAGACTCTGTTCTAACCCAGCCTATCAGCCAAAGTCAAGCAGAGGTGCATAAACAAATTCTGGGCATGTCTCCATCAG GGAAAATCTTCTGCTTGTATCCTGAAGAATTTACATACAAGGAAATGAAGCCAGAAATTCCAGCTAAAGTTCAGGAATCCAACCTCACCAGCTTGGTCCTGTTCCTGAAGAGGATGGACATAGCTGGCTTTGCACACTGTGACTTCATCAGCAGCCCAG CTCCTGAAAGCCTGATGCAGGCTTTGGAAGATCTGGATTATCTGGCAGCGCTGGACAACGATGGAAACCTCTCTGAATTTGGGATTATTATGTCAGAATTCCCCCTGGATCCTCAGCTCTCCAAGTCACTGCTGGCTTCGTGTGAATTTGAGTGTGTGGATGAGATGCTCACCATTGCAGCCATGGTCACAG ctcccagctgcttcctgcacgcccctcctggcacagaggagaTCGCTCGGAGCCGCTGGCGCTGCTTCTCCCACCCTGCAGGAGATCACTTCACCCTCATCAACATCTTCAACGCCTTCAAGGCAGCCACTGCCAACCCCACACACCCAGGCAAGT ACTTCAGCAGTGAGAAATGGTGCCGTGATTATTTCCTGAgctgctcagctctgagcaCGGCCGAGATGATCAGAGCCGAGCTGGTGGAGATTATGAAGCGCATTGAACTTCCCATCTCAGAACCAGACTTTGGATCAGAAGTAAATCTACTAAGCATTAAGAAAGCTCTTTTATCTGGTTACTTCATGCAT gtTGCTCGCGATGTGGATGGCTCAGGGAACTACTTAATGTTAACACACAAACAAGTGGCCCGGCTCCATCCCTTCTCATCCTATGACAGCACCAGGAGGATTCCAGAGTGGGTTTTATTCCACGAGTTCAGCATCTCAGAGGGCAATTCCATCAGAGTTGTCTCTGAGATCTCCCCCCATCT ATTTGCAGAGCTGGTACCTCAGTATTATTTCAGCAATCTTCCTCCAAGTGAAAGCAAGGATATTCTGCAGGAAGTGATCACTCACTTGGCACCTGTTTCAGCCacaaaggaggaagagaaaactgccagtgacagcaaagaaaatgaggaatttcCCCAAACTCCCAGCGAGCAGGGATGTGTTATTCAGTGA
- the BCCIP gene encoding BRCA2 and CDKN1A-interacting protein, which translates to MATPAKRRARGPAGEQGSHSGSDSGSEGSDSGSEGSGCSDSDEPIAEEVNIEFEAHSISDNDYNGIKKLLQQLFLKAPVNTAELTDILIQQNHIGSIIKQAEVQEDSSDDEDDDDDEVFGFISCLNLTERKGTQCAEQIKELLLSRCEQSCEQRVVEQLSKLLNDSTKPVGLILSERFINVPPQIALPMHQQLQKELTEAQRTNKPCGKCHYYLLISKTFTEATKSNSKRRGGRNQPKEELMFANAEEEFFHEKALLKFNYSVQEESDTCLGGRWSFDDVPMKPLRTVIVVPADGIHGIMDKLKDYLSL; encoded by the exons ATGGCCACGCCGGCCAAGCGCCGGGCGCGGGGCCCCGCCGGGGAACAGGGCTCCCACAGCGGCTCCGACAGCGGCTCCGAGGGCTCCGACAGCGGCTCCGAGGGCTCGGGGTGCTCGGACTCGGACGAGCCCATCGCTGAG GAAGTGAATATTGAATTTGAAGCACATTCCATATCAGACAATGACTATAATGGGATAAAGAAGTTACTACAGCAG TTGTTTCTAAAAGCTCCTGTTAACACTGCTGAATTAACTGATATATTAATACAACAGAACCATATTGGGAGTATTATCAAG CAAGCAGAAGTGCAGGAAGACAGTTctgatgatgaagatgatgatgatgatgaagtaTTTGGTTTTATAAGCTGCTTGAACTTAACAGAAAGGAAG GGCACCCAGTGTGCTGAGCAAATCAAAGAGCTGCTTCTGAGTCgctgtgagcagagctgtgagcagcgGGTGGTGGAGCAGCTGAGTAAACTCCTCAACGACAGCACAAAGCCTGTGGGGCTCATCCTGAGTGAAAGGTTCATCAATGTCCCTCCACAGATTGCTCTGCCCatgcaccagcagctcca AAAGGAGCTGACTGAGGCACAGAGAACAAACAAACCCTGTGGAAAGTGCCACTATTACCTCCTTATCAGCAAGACCTTTACAGAAGCCACAAAGAGCAATTCtaagaggaggggagggaggaatcAGCCAAAGGAGGAATTAATGTTTGCAAACGCAGAGGAGGAATTCTTTCATGAG AAAGCCCTTCTGAAATTCAACTACTCTGTGCAAGAGGAAAGCGACACCTGTCTGGGTGGCAGATGGTCCTTTGATGATGTCCCCATGAAGCCTCTGAGGACAGTTATTGTAGTTCCAGCTGATGGAATCCATGGAATTATGGATAAACTCAAAGATTATCTCTCACTCTGA